From one Physeter macrocephalus isolate SW-GA chromosome 18, ASM283717v5, whole genome shotgun sequence genomic stretch:
- the CNBP gene encoding CCHC-type zinc finger nucleic acid binding protein isoform X1, protein MSSNECFKCGRSGHWARECPTGGGRGRGMRSRGRGGFTSDRGFQFVSSSLPDICYRCGESGHLAKDCDLQEDEACYNCGRGGHIAKDCKEPKREREQCCYNCGKPGHLARDCDHADEQKCYSCGEFGHIQKDCTKVKCYRCGETGHVAINCSKTSEVNCYRCGESGHLARECTIEATA, encoded by the exons ATGAGCAGTAATGAATGCTTCAAGTGTGGACGATCTGGCCACTGGGCCCGGGAATGCCCCACTGGTGGGGGCCGTGGTCGTGGAATGAGAAGCCGTGGCAGAGGTGGTTTTACCTCGGATAGAG GTTTCCAGTTTGTGTCCTCGTCTCTTCCAGACATCTGTTACCGCTGTGGTGAGTCTGGTCACCTTGCCAAGGATTGTGATCTTCAGGAGGATG aAGCCTGCTATAACTGCGGCCGAGGAGGCCACATTGCCAAGGACTGCAAGGAGCCCAAGAGGGAGCGAGAGCAGTGCTGCTACAACTGCGGCAAACCCGGCCACCTGGCCCGGGACTGTGACCACGCAGACGAGCAGAAGTGCTATTCTTGCGGAGAGTTTGGGCACATTCAGAAAGACTGCACCAAAGTGAAGTGCTATAG GTGTGGCGAGACTGGTCACGTAGCCATCAACTGCAGCAAGACGAGTGAAGTCAACTGTTACCGCTGTGGCGAGTCAGGGCACCTTGCACGGGAGTGCACGATCGAGGCCACGGCTTAA
- the CNBP gene encoding CCHC-type zinc finger nucleic acid binding protein isoform X3 has product MSSNECFKCGRSGHWARECPTGGGRGRGMRSRGRGFQFVSSSLPDICYRCGESGHLAKDCDLQEDEACYNCGRGGHIAKDCKEPKREREQCCYNCGKPGHLARDCDHADEQKCYSCGEFGHIQKDCTKVKCYRCGETGHVAINCSKTSEVNCYRCGESGHLARECTIEATA; this is encoded by the exons ATGAGCAGTAATGAATGCTTCAAGTGTGGACGATCTGGCCACTGGGCCCGGGAATGCCCCACTGGTGGGGGCCGTGGTCGTGGAATGAGAAGCCGTGGCAGAG GTTTCCAGTTTGTGTCCTCGTCTCTTCCAGACATCTGTTACCGCTGTGGTGAGTCTGGTCACCTTGCCAAGGATTGTGATCTTCAGGAGGATG aAGCCTGCTATAACTGCGGCCGAGGAGGCCACATTGCCAAGGACTGCAAGGAGCCCAAGAGGGAGCGAGAGCAGTGCTGCTACAACTGCGGCAAACCCGGCCACCTGGCCCGGGACTGTGACCACGCAGACGAGCAGAAGTGCTATTCTTGCGGAGAGTTTGGGCACATTCAGAAAGACTGCACCAAAGTGAAGTGCTATAG GTGTGGCGAGACTGGTCACGTAGCCATCAACTGCAGCAAGACGAGTGAAGTCAACTGTTACCGCTGTGGCGAGTCAGGGCACCTTGCACGGGAGTGCACGATCGAGGCCACGGCTTAA
- the CNBP gene encoding CCHC-type zinc finger nucleic acid binding protein isoform X2, which yields MSSNECFKCGRSGHWARECPTGGGRGRGMRSRGRGGFTSDRGFQFVSSSLPDICYRCGESGHLAKDCDLQEDACYNCGRGGHIAKDCKEPKREREQCCYNCGKPGHLARDCDHADEQKCYSCGEFGHIQKDCTKVKCYRCGETGHVAINCSKTSEVNCYRCGESGHLARECTIEATA from the exons ATGAGCAGTAATGAATGCTTCAAGTGTGGACGATCTGGCCACTGGGCCCGGGAATGCCCCACTGGTGGGGGCCGTGGTCGTGGAATGAGAAGCCGTGGCAGAGGTGGTTTTACCTCGGATAGAG GTTTCCAGTTTGTGTCCTCGTCTCTTCCAGACATCTGTTACCGCTGTGGTGAGTCTGGTCACCTTGCCAAGGATTGTGATCTTCAGGAGGATG CCTGCTATAACTGCGGCCGAGGAGGCCACATTGCCAAGGACTGCAAGGAGCCCAAGAGGGAGCGAGAGCAGTGCTGCTACAACTGCGGCAAACCCGGCCACCTGGCCCGGGACTGTGACCACGCAGACGAGCAGAAGTGCTATTCTTGCGGAGAGTTTGGGCACATTCAGAAAGACTGCACCAAAGTGAAGTGCTATAG GTGTGGCGAGACTGGTCACGTAGCCATCAACTGCAGCAAGACGAGTGAAGTCAACTGTTACCGCTGTGGCGAGTCAGGGCACCTTGCACGGGAGTGCACGATCGAGGCCACGGCTTAA
- the CNBP gene encoding CCHC-type zinc finger nucleic acid binding protein isoform X4, with amino-acid sequence MSSNECFKCGRSGHWARECPTGGGRGRGMRSRGRGFQFVSSSLPDICYRCGESGHLAKDCDLQEDACYNCGRGGHIAKDCKEPKREREQCCYNCGKPGHLARDCDHADEQKCYSCGEFGHIQKDCTKVKCYRCGETGHVAINCSKTSEVNCYRCGESGHLARECTIEATA; translated from the exons ATGAGCAGTAATGAATGCTTCAAGTGTGGACGATCTGGCCACTGGGCCCGGGAATGCCCCACTGGTGGGGGCCGTGGTCGTGGAATGAGAAGCCGTGGCAGAG GTTTCCAGTTTGTGTCCTCGTCTCTTCCAGACATCTGTTACCGCTGTGGTGAGTCTGGTCACCTTGCCAAGGATTGTGATCTTCAGGAGGATG CCTGCTATAACTGCGGCCGAGGAGGCCACATTGCCAAGGACTGCAAGGAGCCCAAGAGGGAGCGAGAGCAGTGCTGCTACAACTGCGGCAAACCCGGCCACCTGGCCCGGGACTGTGACCACGCAGACGAGCAGAAGTGCTATTCTTGCGGAGAGTTTGGGCACATTCAGAAAGACTGCACCAAAGTGAAGTGCTATAG GTGTGGCGAGACTGGTCACGTAGCCATCAACTGCAGCAAGACGAGTGAAGTCAACTGTTACCGCTGTGGCGAGTCAGGGCACCTTGCACGGGAGTGCACGATCGAGGCCACGGCTTAA